One part of the Mariniflexile litorale genome encodes these proteins:
- the sucC gene encoding ADP-forming succinate--CoA ligase subunit beta, producing MNLHEYQGKEILSSFGVRIQRGIVAQNAQEAVAAAKHLTAETGTSWYVIKAQVHAGGRGKGGGVKLAKNLKEVEEIAGNIIGMNLVTPQTSAAGKKVHQVLVAEDVYYPGESETNEFYMSVLLNRGTGRNMIMYSTEGGMDIETVAEDTPHLIFTEDIDPSVGMLPFQARRIAFNLGLSGNAFKEMTKFVTNLYTAYVKSDSSLFEINPVLKTSDNKILAVDAKVTIDDNSLFRHKNYVDLRDVREESAIEVEAGELGLNYVDLDGNVGCMVNGAGLAMATMDLIKQAGGEPANFLDVGGTADAARVEAAFKIILKDPAVKAILINIFGGIVRCDRVAQGVIDAYKNMGTINVPIIVRLQGTNADIAKKLIDSSGLDVMSATEFQEAADKVQQVLA from the coding sequence ATGAATTTACACGAATATCAAGGTAAAGAAATATTAAGCAGCTTTGGAGTACGCATACAACGTGGTATTGTTGCTCAAAATGCACAAGAGGCCGTAGCAGCTGCAAAACATTTAACAGCCGAAACAGGTACAAGCTGGTATGTTATAAAAGCTCAAGTTCATGCAGGTGGGCGTGGTAAAGGAGGTGGAGTTAAACTTGCTAAAAACCTTAAAGAAGTAGAAGAAATTGCAGGAAATATTATTGGGATGAACCTTGTTACACCTCAAACTTCTGCTGCAGGTAAAAAAGTACATCAAGTTTTAGTTGCTGAAGATGTTTATTATCCCGGTGAAAGTGAAACAAATGAGTTTTATATGTCTGTGCTTTTAAATAGAGGAACAGGGCGTAACATGATTATGTATTCTACCGAAGGAGGGATGGATATTGAAACTGTTGCAGAAGACACACCACACTTAATTTTTACAGAAGATATAGATCCATCTGTGGGTATGTTACCATTTCAAGCAAGACGCATTGCTTTTAATTTGGGATTATCTGGAAATGCTTTTAAAGAAATGACAAAGTTTGTCACCAATCTTTATACGGCTTATGTAAAATCTGATTCTTCTTTATTTGAAATTAATCCGGTTTTAAAAACAAGTGATAATAAAATATTAGCAGTTGATGCTAAAGTAACTATTGACGATAATTCACTTTTCAGACATAAAAACTATGTTGATTTACGTGATGTACGTGAAGAAAGTGCCATTGAAGTTGAAGCAGGAGAACTAGGCTTAAACTATGTGGATCTAGATGGTAATGTGGGATGTATGGTTAACGGAGCTGGTTTAGCAATGGCAACGATGGATTTAATTAAACAAGCAGGAGGTGAGCCAGCAAACTTTTTAGATGTTGGTGGTACTGCAGATGCAGCTCGTGTAGAAGCCGCTTTCAAAATTATTTTAAAGGATCCAGCTGTAAAAGCTATATTAATTAACATATTTGGAGGTATAGTACGTTGTGATCGTGTTGCGCAAGGCGTTATTGATGCTTATAAAAACATGGGAACGATTAACGTGCCAATTATAGTGCGTTTGCAAGGTACAAATGCTGATATTGCCAAGAAATTAATTGATAGTTCAGGACTGGATGTTATGAGCGCAACTGAATTTCAAGAAGCTGCAGATAAAGTACAACAAGTATTAGCTTAA
- the lysA gene encoding diaminopimelate decarboxylase, translating into MLENQLLKIAQDFGSPVYVYDAEKIESQYKRLTNAFKNVKHLKLNYAVKALSNISILKLFNSLGSGIDTVSIQEVQLGLAAGFLPEQIIFTPNGVSLNEIEEAAKLGVKINIDNLSILEQFGTKHPKTPVCIRINPHVMAGGNANISVGHIDSKFGISIHQIPHILRIVENTKMTINGIHMHTGSDILDIEVFLYASEILFETAKQFKNLDFIDFGSGFKVPYKQGDIETNIEELGEKLSSKFNAFCKEYGKDLTLAFEPGKFLVSESGNFLTKVNAIKQTTSTVFAQVDSGFNHLIRPMFYGSHHDILNISNPKGRERFYTVVGYICETDTFGSNRRITEINEGDVLCFKNAGAYCFSMASNYNSRFRPAEVLWYNNKAHLIRKRETFEDIINNQIEVDFTSKKEKALVK; encoded by the coding sequence ATGTTAGAAAATCAATTGCTGAAAATTGCACAAGATTTTGGAAGTCCGGTTTACGTTTATGACGCCGAAAAGATTGAAAGTCAATACAAAAGACTTACAAATGCTTTTAAAAACGTAAAACACCTTAAACTAAATTATGCCGTTAAAGCATTATCTAATATATCTATATTAAAACTTTTTAACTCATTAGGCTCTGGAATAGATACCGTTTCTATACAAGAAGTTCAATTAGGTTTAGCTGCTGGTTTTTTACCAGAACAAATTATTTTTACACCCAATGGCGTTTCATTAAATGAAATTGAAGAAGCTGCAAAACTAGGTGTTAAAATTAACATTGATAATCTTTCTATATTAGAACAATTTGGCACAAAGCACCCAAAAACACCGGTTTGTATTCGTATAAATCCACATGTTATGGCTGGTGGAAATGCGAATATTTCTGTGGGGCATATCGATTCTAAATTTGGAATTTCTATTCATCAAATACCTCATATATTACGCATTGTTGAAAATACTAAAATGACTATTAATGGTATTCATATGCATACGGGGAGTGACATTTTAGATATTGAGGTATTTTTATATGCCAGCGAAATACTATTTGAAACTGCAAAACAATTTAAAAATTTAGATTTTATTGATTTTGGTTCTGGATTTAAAGTTCCTTACAAACAAGGCGATATTGAAACTAATATTGAAGAATTAGGCGAAAAATTATCTAGCAAATTCAATGCCTTTTGTAAAGAATATGGTAAAGATTTGACTTTAGCTTTCGAACCTGGAAAGTTTTTAGTGAGCGAATCTGGAAATTTTTTAACTAAAGTAAATGCTATTAAACAAACTACTTCTACTGTTTTTGCTCAAGTTGATTCTGGTTTTAACCATTTAATACGTCCTATGTTTTATGGATCGCACCATGATATTCTAAACATTTCTAACCCTAAAGGACGTGAACGTTTTTACACTGTTGTTGGATATATTTGTGAAACAGATACGTTTGGCAGCAACCGCCGCATTACAGAAATAAATGAAGGTGATGTGTTATGCTTTAAAAATGCGGGAGCCTATTGCTTCTCTATGGCAAGTAACTATAACTCTAGGTTTAGACCTGCAGAAGTTTTATGGTACAATAATAAAGCACATTTAATAAGAAAAAGAGAAACCTTTGAAGATATTATAAACAATCAAATTGAAGTTGATTTCACTTCAAAAAAAGAAAAAGCATTGGTAAAATAA
- a CDS encoding DUF4252 domain-containing protein, translating to MKRTINHILLIFTATLMLVSCNDGASLQRYFVDNQESKNFITQDVPISMLKIDASKFTNEQKEAYNSVSRLNFLGYKTSEADDKTLKVELAKVKTILSDEKYNDLIEFSDKGNKVVVKYIGTDEEADEVIVFGSSKELGFGIVRVLGNEMSPDKMVTLVSILQSADIDKGQVQDIMKFFK from the coding sequence ATGAAACGAACAATCAATCATATTTTATTAATTTTTACAGCAACTTTAATGTTGGTAAGTTGTAATGATGGTGCTAGTTTGCAACGTTATTTTGTAGACAATCAGGAATCTAAAAATTTTATAACACAAGATGTACCTATATCGATGTTGAAAATTGATGCGTCTAAGTTTACAAACGAACAAAAGGAAGCTTATAATTCAGTATCTCGATTAAACTTTTTAGGCTACAAAACGAGTGAAGCAGACGACAAAACCTTAAAAGTAGAATTAGCAAAAGTTAAAACTATTTTGAGTGATGAAAAGTATAACGATCTTATAGAATTTAGTGATAAAGGAAATAAAGTTGTTGTAAAGTATATTGGAACCGATGAGGAAGCTGATGAAGTGATTGTTTTTGGAAGTTCTAAAGAATTGGGTTTTGGAATTGTTCGTGTTTTAGGCAATGAAATGAGTCCTGATAAAATGGTTACTTTAGTCAGTATTTTACAAAGTGCCGATATCGATAAAGGACAAGTTCAAGATATTATGAAGTTTTTTAAGTAA
- a CDS encoding DUF4252 domain-containing protein translates to MKNKVIVLVMVIMLLPLTGMAQDVFEKYSDNTDVTYVSIKPKMFQMIAKMGINVDEPEAKAYIDMVKSITSFKTIVTDNKTISADISKWVKSRSNSLEELMEVKDDGVEVKFYVKEGKDSNHVKELLIFVNGINKVMKESVDVNGQQRRIETVVVSLTGDINLNEISKLTEKMNIPGGNHLEKKKKK, encoded by the coding sequence ATGAAAAATAAAGTAATAGTACTCGTAATGGTAATCATGTTATTGCCATTAACCGGAATGGCTCAAGATGTTTTTGAAAAGTACAGCGATAATACCGATGTAACCTATGTATCTATTAAACCAAAAATGTTTCAAATGATAGCAAAAATGGGTATTAATGTTGATGAGCCCGAGGCAAAGGCGTATATTGATATGGTAAAAAGCATCACCAGTTTTAAAACCATTGTAACCGATAATAAAACGATCTCAGCCGATATTAGTAAATGGGTTAAATCGCGTTCCAATTCTTTAGAAGAGTTAATGGAAGTGAAAGACGATGGCGTTGAAGTAAAGTTTTATGTAAAAGAAGGGAAAGATTCCAACCATGTAAAAGAACTTTTAATCTTTGTAAATGGGATTAATAAAGTAATGAAAGAAAGTGTAGATGTGAACGGGCAACAAAGACGTATTGAAACAGTAGTTGTATCGCTTACTGGTGATATCAATTTAAATGAAATTTCTAAATTAACCGAGAAAATGAATATACCTGGCGGTAATCATTTAGAGAAAAAGAAAAAGAAATAA
- a CDS encoding sigma-70 family RNA polymerase sigma factor: protein MTQTEFLNIVMPFKDKVFRLAKRLLVSTEEAEDATQEVLLKLWNNKTKIEEYKNVEAFSMTMTKNFCFDKLKSKQAQNLKIVHSNYEDGNTSLQKQIELNDSVNWVSKIIEELPEQQKLVIQLRDIEAYDLDEIAKMLDMNNTAVRVSLSRARKTIREKLTSTHNYGIK, encoded by the coding sequence ATGACTCAAACTGAGTTTTTAAATATTGTGATGCCTTTTAAGGATAAAGTATTTCGCTTAGCCAAACGATTACTGGTATCTACAGAGGAAGCTGAAGATGCTACACAAGAGGTGTTGTTGAAGTTATGGAATAATAAAACAAAAATTGAGGAGTATAAAAATGTGGAAGCATTTTCAATGACCATGACAAAGAATTTTTGTTTTGATAAATTGAAATCGAAACAAGCACAAAATTTAAAAATTGTGCATAGTAATTATGAAGATGGAAATACATCATTACAAAAACAGATTGAATTAAACGATAGTGTTAATTGGGTATCAAAAATTATTGAAGAGTTACCCGAACAACAAAAATTAGTCATCCAATTACGAGATATAGAAGCATACGATCTGGATGAGATTGCAAAAATGCTAGATATGAACAATACGGCAGTACGTGTAAGCCTATCTAGAGCCAGAAAAACAATAAGAGAAAAATTAACTAGTACACATAATTATGGTATTAAATAA
- a CDS encoding S41 family peptidase, translated as MKFTKALILVFTISFLTTACFDDNDDSQITTSEINDFVWKGMNSWYNWQSEVPNLSDNKDDNKSEYQSYLTQNTNPNIFFNSLIYQPNVTDRFSWFIEDYIEQELQFQGISKSHGLKYQSVQVNSNGDIIIYVRYAADNSPASAASIKRGDIINAINGTVLNSSNFDSAINDLFDDTVTLSFVSENGGVLTPIESKTITATVISENPVYLKKIFNDINNKKVGYLVYNGFRSSYNDELNDAFAFFKNEGIDELILDLRLNGGGSVATSAYLSSMIYANANEGEFASLEFNSKHAAENGSYFFTNTLNVYDANDNKTGTQAINRLNTLSRLYVLTSSSTASASEMVINGLKPYMSAVKVIGSTTYGKNVGSITLYDSPNTDYQDKSSANQQHTYAMQPIVFQIFNKNGQSDYTQGFVPDTEVKEYEYWNTILPFGDENEVVLKAALDDIRGITSKTSSSKKKDFAKELKFKTPFKKFENEMYIEKDFFGKE; from the coding sequence ATGAAATTTACAAAGGCCCTAATTCTAGTATTTACAATTTCTTTTTTAACCACTGCTTGTTTTGATGATAATGACGATAGCCAAATTACTACAAGTGAAATAAATGATTTTGTTTGGAAAGGGATGAACTCTTGGTACAATTGGCAATCTGAAGTTCCGAATTTATCTGATAATAAAGACGACAATAAAAGTGAATACCAATCATATCTAACTCAAAACACCAATCCTAACATTTTTTTTAATAGTTTAATATATCAACCCAACGTAACCGATAGATTTTCTTGGTTTATTGAAGATTACATTGAACAAGAATTGCAATTTCAAGGTATTTCCAAGTCTCATGGTCTAAAATACCAATCCGTTCAAGTAAATAGTAACGGTGATATAATCATATATGTGAGATATGCTGCCGATAATTCTCCAGCAAGCGCTGCAAGTATTAAAAGAGGTGATATAATTAACGCTATTAACGGAACGGTTTTAAACTCTTCAAACTTTGACAGTGCTATAAACGATTTATTTGATGATACCGTTACACTTTCTTTTGTTTCAGAAAACGGAGGTGTATTAACTCCTATAGAAAGCAAAACCATTACAGCGACTGTTATATCTGAAAACCCAGTTTATTTAAAAAAAATATTTAATGATATTAATAATAAAAAAGTGGGCTATTTAGTTTATAACGGCTTTAGATCATCCTACAATGATGAATTAAATGACGCCTTTGCTTTTTTTAAGAATGAAGGTATAGATGAATTAATACTCGATCTAAGACTCAATGGTGGTGGCTCAGTAGCTACTTCAGCATATTTATCAAGTATGATATATGCAAATGCAAATGAAGGTGAGTTTGCCAGTTTAGAATTTAATTCAAAACATGCCGCTGAAAATGGTTCTTACTTTTTTACAAATACACTAAACGTATATGATGCAAACGATAATAAAACAGGCACACAAGCTATTAATAGATTAAATACGCTTAGTAGATTATATGTATTAACATCCAGTAGTACAGCATCGGCAAGTGAAATGGTTATAAACGGACTGAAACCTTATATGAGTGCTGTTAAAGTTATAGGTAGCACAACTTACGGGAAAAACGTTGGCTCTATAACATTATATGACTCTCCAAATACAGATTATCAAGATAAATCGTCTGCTAACCAACAACACACTTATGCGATGCAGCCCATTGTTTTTCAAATATTTAATAAAAATGGCCAAAGTGATTATACACAAGGTTTTGTCCCAGATACTGAAGTAAAAGAATACGAATATTGGAACACTATTTTACCTTTTGGAGATGAAAATGAGGTTGTTTTAAAAGCGGCTTTGGATGATATAAGAGGAATAACTAGTAAAACTAGTTCCTCAAAGAAAAAAGATTTTGCTAAAGAATTGAAGTTTAAAACTCCTTTCAAAAAGTTTGAGAACGAAATGTATATTGAAAAAGATTTCTTTGGAAAAGAATAA
- a CDS encoding ATP-binding protein — protein sequence MEKNKTYFNWSSGKDSALALYHLLQDENYAVNELITTVNSHYNRVSMHGLRKELLIAQTDALQIPASLIELPEMPSMDVYEKIMSKTVTRLKNEGFTHTAFGDIFLEDLRVYRENQLTKIGLKAVFPIWKRDTEKLLNEFLDLGFKTIIVCANSKYFEEDFVGTIIDKNFIKKLPDGVDPCGENGEFHTFCFDGPIFTNPVPFTIGEKVYREYDSPHTDDSICKSEKYGMWYCDLIPN from the coding sequence TTGGAAAAGAATAAAACCTATTTTAATTGGAGCTCAGGAAAGGATTCTGCTCTAGCACTCTACCATTTATTGCAAGATGAAAATTATGCAGTTAATGAATTAATTACAACTGTAAATAGTCATTACAATCGCGTGTCTATGCATGGCCTAAGAAAAGAACTTTTGATAGCTCAAACGGATGCATTACAAATTCCTGCGAGTTTAATTGAATTGCCAGAAATGCCGAGCATGGATGTTTATGAAAAAATAATGAGCAAAACGGTTACGAGATTAAAAAATGAAGGTTTTACGCATACAGCATTTGGTGATATTTTCTTAGAAGATTTAAGAGTTTATAGAGAAAATCAATTAACAAAAATAGGGTTAAAAGCGGTTTTCCCTATTTGGAAACGCGATACCGAAAAACTACTGAATGAATTTTTGGATTTAGGCTTTAAAACAATTATTGTTTGTGCCAATTCTAAATATTTTGAAGAAGACTTTGTAGGAACTATTATCGACAAAAATTTTATTAAGAAACTACCTGATGGCGTGGACCCTTGTGGTGAAAATGGTGAATTTCATACCTTTTGCTTTGACGGCCCCATATTTACAAACCCTGTTCCATTTACTATTGGAGAAAAAGTGTACAGAGAATATGATAGTCCACACACGGATGATTCTATCTGTAAAAGTGAGAAATATGGCATGTGGTATTGTGATTTAATTCCAAATTAA
- a CDS encoding DUF5074 domain-containing protein, producing MKNYYKNLVTLVSGIFFTVITFAQTYQNGIYILNEGGFFDSNASLSCLKPNLMVENNVFSNKNAALALGDVAQGMGFEGNNAYLVVGNSNYVKVVDRNTLVQIATITDQMVNPRNIAFYDGKGYVTNWGDPTNIADDYVAIIDLATNTVTGTIPVVEGPEELVASNGKLYVAHQGGYGQGNSVSVIDLATNAVEPIIVGDVPSALEMDATNLYVLCSGKPDYAPGGETTGKIVKIDLSDYDNKTTFTFPGIVHPEFLTLDSSSLFYFLGSNIYKMGLSDISLPTTSFIDVSTDNLQIPYALEKIGTRFYVADAVDFSNEGKVFVYDNTGNFVSNYSVGVLPNGFYYNDEPYAPGAGKAGSTAIAATSNLFVAWATGVQVTRGHVDISRPDYKETDKNSNYASYGEPEAGTGVANNSPVSLGDAGEAIVTFAQPIKNEDGFDFAVFENGFSDTFLELAFVEVSSDGINYFRFPSHSKTQTTTQVGGFGSVDPTKLNNLAGKYKANYGTPFDISDIADNVLLDKTSITHIKLIDVVGSIDPLYARYDSLGNAINELFSTPFWSGGFDLDAIGVINQRTLGLNDVKKSNTFTLYPNPASSSFQISDIGTLEIYSMSGRVVLKQELKVKQLPVSINHLVSGIYIVKLTNNNGTHTQKLIKR from the coding sequence ATGAAAAATTATTACAAAAATTTAGTAACATTAGTATCGGGAATATTTTTTACCGTTATAACTTTTGCCCAAACCTACCAAAATGGCATTTATATTTTAAATGAAGGTGGTTTCTTTGACTCCAATGCTTCATTATCTTGTTTAAAGCCTAATTTAATGGTTGAAAATAATGTTTTCTCTAATAAAAATGCTGCCTTAGCATTGGGCGATGTTGCTCAAGGAATGGGCTTCGAAGGCAATAATGCATACCTAGTTGTAGGTAATAGTAATTATGTAAAAGTCGTAGATAGAAATACGTTGGTACAGATAGCTACCATTACGGATCAAATGGTAAATCCACGGAATATTGCATTTTATGATGGTAAGGGATATGTGACCAATTGGGGAGATCCCACGAATATTGCGGATGATTATGTAGCCATTATAGATCTTGCAACAAACACAGTTACAGGAACCATCCCTGTTGTTGAAGGTCCTGAAGAACTAGTTGCCAGCAACGGAAAATTATATGTTGCTCATCAAGGTGGATATGGTCAAGGTAATAGTGTTTCAGTAATTGATTTGGCTACCAACGCCGTAGAGCCTATTATTGTGGGCGATGTGCCATCTGCATTGGAAATGGATGCTACTAATTTATATGTGCTTTGTAGTGGTAAACCCGATTATGCACCTGGTGGTGAAACTACAGGCAAGATTGTTAAGATCGATTTATCGGATTATGACAATAAAACAACATTCACTTTTCCTGGTATAGTGCATCCAGAGTTTTTAACATTGGATAGCAGCTCGCTCTTTTATTTTTTAGGGTCTAATATTTACAAAATGGGTTTAAGTGATATTTCTTTGCCTACAACATCTTTTATAGATGTTTCAACAGATAATTTACAAATACCGTATGCCCTTGAGAAAATTGGTACCCGTTTTTACGTTGCCGATGCCGTAGATTTTTCAAACGAAGGAAAGGTGTTTGTGTATGATAATACAGGTAATTTTGTATCTAATTATTCAGTAGGTGTTTTGCCAAATGGTTTCTATTATAACGATGAACCCTATGCTCCTGGAGCTGGGAAAGCAGGTTCTACAGCTATAGCAGCAACCAGTAATCTTTTTGTGGCATGGGCAACAGGAGTTCAAGTTACTCGAGGACATGTAGATATATCACGTCCAGATTATAAAGAAACGGATAAAAATAGTAATTATGCTAGTTATGGTGAACCAGAAGCAGGAACTGGTGTAGCAAACAATTCTCCAGTTAGTTTAGGGGATGCTGGGGAAGCCATTGTAACCTTTGCACAGCCTATAAAGAATGAAGATGGTTTTGATTTTGCGGTATTTGAAAATGGTTTTAGCGATACCTTTTTGGAATTGGCATTTGTAGAAGTGAGTTCAGATGGTATTAATTATTTTAGATTCCCTTCCCATAGTAAAACACAAACAACAACTCAAGTAGGTGGTTTTGGGTCTGTTGATCCTACTAAACTGAATAATCTTGCAGGGAAATATAAAGCAAATTATGGAACACCTTTCGATATTTCAGATATAGCAGATAATGTATTACTTGACAAAACCAGTATTACACACATAAAATTAATTGATGTTGTGGGAAGTATTGACCCCTTATACGCGCGTTATGATAGTTTAGGAAATGCTATAAATGAATTGTTTTCAACGCCTTTTTGGTCTGGTGGATTCGATTTGGATGCTATTGGAGTTATTAATCAAAGAACCTTGGGTTTAAACGATGTTAAAAAGAGTAACACTTTTACATTATATCCAAACCCAGCTTCATCGTCTTTCCAAATTTCAGATATAGGAACTTTAGAAATTTATTCCATGTCAGGACGTGTGGTTTTAAAACAAGAATTGAAAGTAAAACAATTACCAGTTTCAATTAATCATCTGGTTTCAGGAATTTATATTGTGAAGCTAACCAATAACAATGGGACACATACGCAAAAATTGATAAAGCGTTAA
- a CDS encoding YncE family protein: protein MKLLNNFFNTLLLIFVLSVSCTSDDREQAIVLPEGDYNQGLFILNEGGYGYSNASVSFLDTDGQVYNSIFSGVNNMNLGDTAQSMGFYGDNAYIVVNNSSTIEIVNRYTFQYIATVSDDIVNPRYIVFDGNKGYITNWGDPNNVNDDYVAVLNLDTNLVEYKIPVAEGPEKLVSNNGKIYVAHTGGYGYGNTISVIDIVSEKVISSIGVGDVPDDLLIDSDKLYVICSGKPDYALNETSGQLIKIGLSSGAVESELTFPQIKHPRFLDIDGGVLYYILENSIYTVNTSNFQLPQTDLFSLAVSGVKTPYGFKIHENKIYIADAKDYVSNGEVFIYNLTGEIQKKFTVQIIPNSFYFNN, encoded by the coding sequence ATGAAACTATTGAATAATTTTTTCAATACCTTATTACTGATTTTTGTTTTGTCAGTATCATGTACAAGCGATGACCGCGAACAGGCTATAGTTTTGCCAGAAGGCGATTACAATCAAGGTCTTTTTATTTTAAATGAAGGCGGTTATGGTTATTCTAATGCATCTGTCTCGTTTTTGGATACCGATGGACAGGTTTATAATTCCATATTTTCTGGAGTTAATAATATGAATTTAGGTGATACGGCTCAAAGTATGGGTTTTTACGGTGATAACGCTTATATTGTAGTAAACAATTCTTCTACTATTGAAATCGTTAACCGTTATACCTTTCAATATATTGCCACCGTATCAGATGATATTGTAAATCCGAGATATATTGTTTTTGATGGCAACAAAGGCTACATAACAAATTGGGGCGATCCAAATAATGTGAATGATGATTATGTGGCTGTTTTAAACCTAGATACAAATTTAGTTGAATATAAAATACCTGTGGCAGAAGGTCCCGAAAAACTAGTATCAAACAATGGTAAAATTTATGTAGCGCATACAGGCGGTTATGGTTATGGAAACACTATAAGTGTTATTGATATTGTCTCGGAAAAAGTTATAAGTAGTATTGGGGTAGGTGATGTGCCTGATGATTTACTTATTGACAGCGATAAGCTTTATGTAATTTGTTCAGGAAAACCTGATTATGCACTTAATGAAACATCAGGACAGCTTATAAAAATAGGACTGTCTAGTGGCGCTGTGGAATCTGAACTTACTTTTCCTCAAATTAAACACCCGCGTTTTTTAGATATAGATGGTGGTGTCCTTTATTATATTTTAGAAAACAGCATTTATACTGTAAATACAAGCAATTTTCAGCTTCCTCAAACAGATTTATTTTCGCTTGCTGTAAGTGGAGTAAAAACACCATATGGTTTCAAAATACACGAAAACAAAATATACATAGCAGATGCCAAAGATTATGTATCTAATGGTGAAGTTTTTATTTATAATCTTACCGGTGAAATTCAAAAAAAATTTACAGTTCAAATTATTCCGAATTCATTTTATTTTAATAACTAA